GGTCAGTCCCAGTTTGCCCAGAGCGGCCAAATCTCCTACCCGTTCCGGCAGCAAAAACCCCCTGCCGTTATCTTTTATGGTCAGGGTGGCTTTGTATTTGCCGAAGTCTATATAAACCCAGGCTTTGGTTGCCTGAGCGTGCTTGCCTACGTTACGCAATGACTCCTGGACTATACGGAATAACACCAGTTCGGTTTCGGGGGCAAAACGGCGGATTTCCCCGTTTACATCTATATCAATATTTATGCCGAAGTGCTTTGAAAGGTCAGGTATCAGCCATTCCAAAGCCGGAATCAACCCCAAATCATCTAGTACCGAAGGCCGTAAATCCTGGGCAAAGCGGCGGACTTCACTTAAGGTGCGGTTTACATGGTTCTGCAGCTCTTCCAGTTCAGCCAGATTGTCTTCGCCCAGATTGGGGTTTTGGGTAACAAAGCGGTCTATGGCTCGTGATATGACAATCAGGTCCTGAGCGGTATCATCGTGCAGCTCCTGGGCAATACGGCGGCGTTCGTCTTCCTGGGCTATAGTGATTTGTTTAAGATAAAAACGCAGGTTTTGCTGCATACGCTGAAGTTCGCGCTGGGCTGTTTCCATTTTGAGGTAAGCCTGCTGGCGGTGTTTTTTATCAGTCTCATAGCTTTCCAGCCAGAGGTTTACCACCAGCCCGATGATAATAATGCCGATAATTTCAATAATATCATCAGGGGTGACCGTATCAGTTACGAAAATATTCGGAATAATAATAGCAATAGCCAGTACCAGGGAGAGAAGGCCCGGTCTTAAGCCAAATACCAGAGCGGTGTAGGTAACCGGCAGCAGCATTATAAGCCGTCCTACCGAATGGCGGGTCAGGTACAGAAAAGAATCAGGTTCTATCTGGCCTATAAAGGGCAGTAACTGGGGGTAATGCAGGAAAAAACCGCCGGTAAAAAGTAGTATCAGTATCCAGATATGCACATTGGCAAATAATCTGGGCAGGCGGCGGATTTGGCTGTAGAAGAAACTAAATACTTTTTTCATAGGGTAATATCAAGTTCTAGGGCAAATCTTCCATAATAAACCAGCCGCGTTTAAGCCCGTAGAGAATAGCTTCAGTCCGCGACCCTACGGATAACTTTTTGAAAATATTGGAGAGATGGGTCTGAATGGTACGGTTGGATAAATAAAGCTGGTCGGCTATATCTTTGTTGCTGACCCCCCGGGCGGCCATCTTAAGCACTTCTATCTCGCGGTCGGTCAGCGGGTTTACGGCTGAAACCTCTTCTGTCTTAGTGGCTTTGTTAATCAGCTGGTCAATAACCCGGCGGGTGGTAGAGGGCTGAAGTACTGATTCTCCGGCATATACAGCCCGGATAGCTTCCAGCAGCTGAGTACCTTTAACATTTTTCAGCAGAAAGCTGGCTGCGCCTGCTTCCAGTATGGCCAAAATATATTGCTCAGATTCGTAGGCGGTAAGTATAAGTATAGCCGTGGTGGGCAAAAGCTGTTTTATTTGCTTGGTGGCCTCAATCCCGTTTAAGCGGGGCATGGCAATATCCATAACAACTACGTCAGGGTGAACCTTCATGGACATTTCCACTGCCTCAACCCCGTCTGAGGCTTCGCCGACGACCATCATGCCGGATTCGCGCTGGATAAGCTCACGCGTGCCCTCACGCACAATTACGTGGTCATCTGCCAAAAGCACCTTTATCATCTGGGTAGTTTGCATTTCATTTCCCTCGTTCTAATTATATACTCAGGACTGGGCTGCTTCAACGCATTTATCAGACGGCATATCTTCAAGGGGTTTTTTGGCTGAGCCTGTGGCCAAGGTTCTGGCAGATTTCGGTAATGGCTTCAGTATCCAGATAGTGTGAAATGGAGCGGTCAAAGATAATATTACCCTCCGGGGGGAATTCATCGTCTCCCTGCCAGAATACCAGCCAGAGGGGCAGTCGGGGCAGGGCTTGAAATAAGAAACTCATATCAGCCTGGTCTGTTTTTTTACCGCCTAGTGACAGAGCGGATAAGCTCAGTTTAGCCTTATCTGCGGTATAAAGGGCTATCAGCCCTTTGAGCACCCTGTTATAGAAAACAGGCTGGTAGTTGGCACCTTCGGGCAGTTCTTTAAAGCTTATCTGTTCGTGCAGAACTGGTGTCCTGTCTGCCTTTAGCAGGTAATGCAGTATCAGGGCTTCTTCACGCAGTGACAGGTCTGTATCAGGGCTGGTTACGGCTGCGTTTCGGGTGTCTACCTTTACCTTAAACCCGAAATATTCCAGCTGGATAAAGGGCGGCTGGAATACCGCACCTGAGTTTTGGCATATCTTATTAAAATCCTGCGTGGCCAGAAAACGGCTGCGGTTAAGTTCAAGGGTGCGCTGGGTGGCCAGCTCAAAATTGCGCTGGTCAGGCAGGCGGAAACCTTCTCCTGAATTTATCATTTAACCCTCCGGTTTATGTTAGGGTTTAAACTGCTTTAAATAGGCCGGTATATGGGCGGCTTCACGCGGGCCGACCATTATCTCCCAGCCGGACAGCTCTTCTTCCAAGCCACCGCTTTCCATTGAGGCGTAGCCCGGTATAATCAGCTTGCGGTGGTTGATTTTAGCGGCAATACCGCTGTTTTTTACAAATTTACCGATTGTATCCGCCCCGAATTTGCCTGCCGCCCAGGCGGTCATGACCGAAAGCCCTTCGGTGTCTTTTATCATCAGGTAACAGGGTACGCGGCTGTTTTCCATCTCACCGGAGACAATAAAATATGTCAGCGAAAAATTGCAGGTGAGTATGACCGGTGAATTGGCATCCGGGTTGTTTATTTCATAAATACCCTCGGTAGTAGCCAAAGGCCGCTGGGGGTCAGTGTAAAGGTTCATACGAGTTACCAGCAAAGGGAACAGGGTTTCGCCGCTAAAGTCAGACAGCACCAGTATACCGGCGTATTTGGCAGTCAGTATGCCGGCAAACAGTGATTCTTTCATGGGGTCTTGGGTCATCTGGCCGGGGAAATTGATGACCGGAAAACCCATGGGGCGGAACTTTTTCAAAATGGCTGAGCGCCTTATGGCAACATTGTCAGATAAGGCCTGTTTTAAATTTTCGGCAGAGCTGTCAAGCACAATATCTTTTATTCCCAGTGATTGAAGCTTGACGCTAAGGTCAGCCAAATCTGCCAGGTTAGCCGCTTTGGCTACCAGCGGGCAGTTGTATTTTTTAGCCAGCTCTGCCATTTCGCTGCTGTTTTCGGCTGTGGCGGCGTAAAGAAGCGGTTTGCGTTCAGCGCAAATCTTCAAAGATTCATCAAGTACGGCTGTATCAGCACACATCAGCATGAGGCTGGCCGGGCATTTTCCGGCGGCCAGTTTGACCAGCTTCAGGTATTTTTCACCTGAGCCGCTGTCTGCCCTGAGTGCCAGCATATCCGGCTTCAGGATAGCACCCACCCGTTTGTACTGAAAACGGGTGAAAGCGGCCAGTTTGGCATCCTGTTCCGTCTCGCTCAGGCTGTCTGAGATGAGCAGGGCAATACCCGGCTGGTGCTCAAAGCGTTTTTCATGTCGGTGCATGACAGTTTCGCCGCCGGTTTTAAAAGAGTAATCACCTGTACCTATGCTCACTGTCCTGACCGGGGGGGCGGAAGCTTCCTCCAGCTTCTGTTTGGCTTCTTCCGAAACGTAAGGGCAGGCAGAAAGTTCAGCCCGGCCTCCTGCCAGACTCATGGCAAATGCCAGACAGGTGGGTACGCCGCATTCGCCGCAGTTAGTTCGGGGCAAAAATTTATAAATCTCTATACCGGTAGGTGACATAATATCAAACGGGCTCCTTTCTAGATAAGTGGCTCAAGGGTCAGCGCCGGGTGTTGTTTTGCTTCAAGGAAGGGGAGTATTTCTTCCTCGGTAGTGCCTACGCTTTCGTCTGCAATCCGCTCCAGTAAATCCGGTATACCCAGTTCGGCGGCTCTGGCATTAAACCGTTCCCGTATCTCGTCTTTCAGAGATTTGGGCATCCAGACCAGCCGGAGCAGTCCGTCTTCGGCGGAGATAAATTTGCGTTGGGTAATATTGTATTTGCTGTGGCCCAGAAAACCGGGGGTGGTAATGCCCCCGCCGATAGTCCCGGCCAGAGTAGTAAATTTCATACCGCAGGGGGTCATACCGGCGTATTCCCGGTTTACGGTCATAACCCCGTTGCACAGGGGGAGTATGGCCGCAATACATTCGCAGCAGCCGCAGGTGGTCATGGGGTCATGGATTATGCTGTAAAGATTGTAATGGCTGACCACCCCGCCGGATGTTTTTTCTACAAACTGGTTTATACCTGACCATTGCCCCAGCTTGGCATCAATAACTGCCCCCTTGTTTACCGGCTGGTTAGGCCCTAAATTATTAATCTCGTTGGAAGCCCGGCAGTCCATCCAGTTGTAAGCCCCGCACAGCCCGGTTCTTTCTGGGCTGACTATACAGACATGGCTGGGGGCAAATGACTGGCAGAGGGTGCAGGAATAAAAAGTCTCGGTATTTTCGTCAGTCATACCCTCAATGCGTTCATCCCGTTTGGCATAAATCTTTTTGGACTGCCCGCTTATCTCGGCCACTTTTTCAGGGGTGGTATATAGTTTTATCTGTATTTTGTCTACTATACCGCCGAAATCCTGATGCAGTTTGGCATGGAGAATAGAGCCGATATGCTTTAAGGAAAAGCCCTTGGCGGCTGCGCCTTTGCTTACACGCAGCCAGGCTATATCCCTCTGGCCGATATGCATAACACCCTGGGCGTAGTTCAGGAGGTGGTGTATCTGGCGTTCCAGTATAGGTTCGTAATCTTCATTCATTTTGTGTCCGGCTGCTTCTACCACTATAGCCAGCGGCAGGCGGGAGCCTTCGGGCACATTTGCTATATCCTGCCCGAACAGTTCTATTTTGCCGTCGGTAACATCATCCATTCCGGCGGTTGTTACCAGCTCTACCATCTGGGTGCGTCCGCCGCCGCATTCCAGATATATCTGTTCACCCCGTACCCGTTCGCCTTCGTAGGCAGGGCCGTAAGCCACCGGAACAGGCACTTTGGTTATATTTACTTTTATTCCCCGGACGTCCATAGCCTTGGAGACAATACGGTCATAAGGTATGCCTGCCAGCACTGAATCAACCGTATCTACCCCCGGCAGAATGGGCAGCACGGATTTGTCCGCAATTATGGGGAAGCCGAAATTTAGCGCCCCGGCGGCATTGGCATACCATTCGTCACTTATATCTCCCAGCGGCATAACAAAGGCCTTTATGCGCTCCTGGCTGTATTCAAACAGTTTGGCCCGGTTGCCCGGCTCTACATTGCCGAATGACAGGGCTACCCTGACGGCAAAGCCGAAGGCAAAGATGGCGGCGGTGGGTTCATCCCCGAAGGAAACCAGACGGGGTGTCCAGCCAAGCTCAACCCCGGCATCAGCCAGCTGGCTGGCAAAACGCTTGCCTTGAGATTCACCGCACATAAACGTATAAAGGTTTTTCTGCTGAAGCTCGGCGGCTATGCTTTCGGCCGTGGCGTTATCAGGTGCCGCACCTATAATGGCGGCAAAACCGGGGGCGGTGCCGTCTACAAACTCTACCCCGCGTTTACGCAGAATAATATCATCAGCCGCACCCAGCCAGATATTATCCGGGGTGGGGTCTTCGGTATTGGTGTAATATTCCGGCTGGCTCAGATAACGCAGAGCTTCCAGCATTTCCTCTGCAAACAGGGTGGCCAGACCGGCCTCCAGCACCGCACCCAGCTCGGTTATCTCTTCGGCTTTTACCTCCGGCGGAGGCAGCATTTTGAAGCATTTATCAAAAACGGCCTCCATATCAGACAGTTTTTCAAC
This sequence is a window from Dehalococcoides mccartyi 195. Protein-coding genes within it:
- a CDS encoding sensor histidine kinase, with amino-acid sequence MKKVFSFFYSQIRRLPRLFANVHIWILILLFTGGFFLHYPQLLPFIGQIEPDSFLYLTRHSVGRLIMLLPVTYTALVFGLRPGLLSLVLAIAIIIPNIFVTDTVTPDDIIEIIGIIIIGLVVNLWLESYETDKKHRQQAYLKMETAQRELQRMQQNLRFYLKQITIAQEDERRRIAQELHDDTAQDLIVISRAIDRFVTQNPNLGEDNLAELEELQNHVNRTLSEVRRFAQDLRPSVLDDLGLIPALEWLIPDLSKHFGINIDIDVNGEIRRFAPETELVLFRIVQESLRNVGKHAQATKAWVYIDFGKYKATLTIKDNGRGFLLPERVGDLAALGKLGLTGMQERAQLIGGRLSIQSKPEVGTMVTVAVPNSGNLEDNEV
- a CDS encoding response regulator transcription factor, which encodes MQTTQMIKVLLADDHVIVREGTRELIQRESGMMVVGEASDGVEAVEMSMKVHPDVVVMDIAMPRLNGIEATKQIKQLLPTTAILILTAYESEQYILAILEAGAASFLLKNVKGTQLLEAIRAVYAGESVLQPSTTRRVIDQLINKATKTEEVSAVNPLTDREIEVLKMAARGVSNKDIADQLYLSNRTIQTHLSNIFKKLSVGSRTEAILYGLKRGWFIMEDLP
- a CDS encoding DUF3786 domain-containing protein, with the protein product MINSGEGFRLPDQRNFELATQRTLELNRSRFLATQDFNKICQNSGAVFQPPFIQLEYFGFKVKVDTRNAAVTSPDTDLSLREEALILHYLLKADRTPVLHEQISFKELPEGANYQPVFYNRVLKGLIALYTADKAKLSLSALSLGGKKTDQADMSFLFQALPRLPLWLVFWQGDDEFPPEGNIIFDRSISHYLDTEAITEICQNLGHRLSQKTP
- the acsC gene encoding acetyl-CoA decarbonylase/synthase complex subunit gamma → MSPTGIEIYKFLPRTNCGECGVPTCLAFAMSLAGGRAELSACPYVSEEAKQKLEEASAPPVRTVSIGTGDYSFKTGGETVMHRHEKRFEHQPGIALLISDSLSETEQDAKLAAFTRFQYKRVGAILKPDMLALRADSGSGEKYLKLVKLAAGKCPASLMLMCADTAVLDESLKICAERKPLLYAATAENSSEMAELAKKYNCPLVAKAANLADLADLSVKLQSLGIKDIVLDSSAENLKQALSDNVAIRRSAILKKFRPMGFPVINFPGQMTQDPMKESLFAGILTAKYAGILVLSDFSGETLFPLLVTRMNLYTDPQRPLATTEGIYEINNPDANSPVILTCNFSLTYFIVSGEMENSRVPCYLMIKDTEGLSVMTAWAAGKFGADTIGKFVKNSGIAAKINHRKLIIPGYASMESGGLEEELSGWEIMVGPREAAHIPAYLKQFKP
- the acsB gene encoding acetyl-CoA decarbonylase/synthase complex subunit alpha/beta, which gives rise to MSNTVAEASINSARNIVNASYKIFKQELAANCPDTAVGFPNTAYFLPVIYGILGIQVEKLSDMEAVFDKCFKMLPPPEVKAEEITELGAVLEAGLATLFAEEMLEALRYLSQPEYYTNTEDPTPDNIWLGAADDIILRKRGVEFVDGTAPGFAAIIGAAPDNATAESIAAELQQKNLYTFMCGESQGKRFASQLADAGVELGWTPRLVSFGDEPTAAIFAFGFAVRVALSFGNVEPGNRAKLFEYSQERIKAFVMPLGDISDEWYANAAGALNFGFPIIADKSVLPILPGVDTVDSVLAGIPYDRIVSKAMDVRGIKVNITKVPVPVAYGPAYEGERVRGEQIYLECGGGRTQMVELVTTAGMDDVTDGKIELFGQDIANVPEGSRLPLAIVVEAAGHKMNEDYEPILERQIHHLLNYAQGVMHIGQRDIAWLRVSKGAAAKGFSLKHIGSILHAKLHQDFGGIVDKIQIKLYTTPEKVAEISGQSKKIYAKRDERIEGMTDENTETFYSCTLCQSFAPSHVCIVSPERTGLCGAYNWMDCRASNEINNLGPNQPVNKGAVIDAKLGQWSGINQFVEKTSGGVVSHYNLYSIIHDPMTTCGCCECIAAILPLCNGVMTVNREYAGMTPCGMKFTTLAGTIGGGITTPGFLGHSKYNITQRKFISAEDGLLRLVWMPKSLKDEIRERFNARAAELGIPDLLERIADESVGTTEEEILPFLEAKQHPALTLEPLI